In the genome of Hyphomonas sp. Mor2, one region contains:
- a CDS encoding peptidylprolyl isomerase, with amino-acid sequence MTLRTLLSGLAVMGFVACAGAQTEPEQTYTMADVDAAPDAWRAVDPENLVIMETSRGQIVIELLPVAAPAHTDQFRHYVREGLYDGTEFHRVIKGFMAQGGDIVATHGEDKMLPPLQSEFFFRRDPAEVPVNAVGPEDTADKALYLGFPMKTQPGFLAEMSKDGLVESWIPHCPGVLSTARTDDPNSGNAQFFLISDEGQHLDYKYTAKGRALVGLDVIKSIKLGPTPDGYPIANPDVVLSVKMASDIPEADRPKAYVQRTDTADWLARLEEADDNRTPVCDLPVVPAVVG; translated from the coding sequence ATGACTCTGAGAACCCTGCTTAGTGGTTTGGCAGTTATGGGATTTGTGGCTTGTGCGGGGGCGCAGACCGAACCGGAACAGACTTACACAATGGCGGATGTCGATGCCGCCCCTGATGCGTGGCGTGCGGTTGATCCGGAAAATCTTGTCATCATGGAGACTAGCAGAGGTCAGATTGTCATCGAGCTCCTTCCGGTTGCGGCGCCTGCCCATACCGACCAATTCAGGCACTATGTGAGGGAAGGCCTTTATGATGGCACTGAATTCCATCGTGTAATCAAGGGCTTCATGGCGCAGGGCGGGGATATCGTGGCGACCCATGGTGAAGACAAAATGTTGCCCCCGCTACAGTCAGAATTCTTCTTCAGACGTGATCCGGCCGAGGTGCCCGTCAACGCAGTCGGCCCGGAAGATACCGCAGACAAGGCCCTGTATCTTGGCTTTCCGATGAAAACGCAGCCGGGTTTCCTGGCAGAAATGTCAAAGGACGGACTGGTCGAAAGCTGGATTCCGCATTGTCCCGGTGTGCTCTCAACTGCGCGCACGGATGATCCAAACTCCGGGAACGCGCAATTCTTCCTGATCAGTGATGAAGGGCAACATCTCGATTACAAATACACCGCGAAGGGTCGGGCCCTTGTCGGACTCGACGTGATCAAGTCGATCAAGCTCGGCCCCACGCCGGACGGCTACCCGATCGCAAATCCAGATGTCGTGCTGTCGGTGAAAATGGCTTCCGACATACCGGAAGCAGATCGGCCAAAAGCCTATGTCCAGCGGACCGATACAGCAGATTGGCTCGCGCGCCTTGAGGAGGCGGATGACAATCGTACGCCCGTTTGCGATCTTCCTGTCGTACCCGCGGTGGTGGGATAG
- the maiA gene encoding maleylacetoacetate isomerase has protein sequence MIKLYDYWRSSACYRLRIAFHLKGIAFESEEVSLHPDVLEQNSDTYKAINPQQRVPAIVVDGQVFSQSMAIMDWLEEAYPDPALLPSDPLQRLRARAFADTVACDIHPLNNSSVLKYLREDLNADKAAVGAWYTTWVVRGFDALEVHARKSDTPFLFGKMPGLAEICLIPQMYNAQRFNIDLSAYPRLNEVEANCLALEAFQKSVPEAVKPS, from the coding sequence GTGATTAAGCTCTATGATTATTGGCGCTCGTCTGCCTGTTATCGCCTACGCATTGCGTTTCACCTCAAAGGCATAGCCTTCGAGAGCGAGGAGGTCAGCCTGCATCCTGATGTGCTGGAGCAGAACAGCGATACGTACAAAGCGATCAATCCCCAGCAACGCGTTCCGGCGATTGTCGTAGACGGCCAGGTCTTCTCCCAATCGATGGCAATCATGGACTGGTTGGAAGAAGCCTATCCCGACCCCGCCTTGTTGCCTTCAGACCCGCTACAGCGCCTGCGTGCGCGGGCCTTCGCAGATACCGTCGCCTGCGATATTCACCCGTTGAACAATTCCAGCGTATTGAAGTATCTGAGGGAGGATCTGAACGCCGATAAGGCCGCAGTCGGGGCCTGGTACACTACCTGGGTGGTGCGCGGCTTCGACGCGCTCGAAGTTCACGCCCGCAAGTCGGACACGCCCTTCCTGTTCGGGAAGATGCCTGGCCTCGCAGAAATCTGTTTGATCCCGCAGATGTATAATGCTCAGCGGTTTAACATTGATCTCAGCGCGTATCCGCGCCTGAATGAGGTCGAAGCCAATTGTCTGGCACTTGAGGCATTTCAGAAGTCGGTGCCAGAGGCGGTGAAGCCGAGTTAG
- the gyrA gene encoding DNA gyrase subunit A, with product MSDETTPPEDPETGPGPDQDGIDPVSIETELKRSYLDYAMSVIVSRALPDVRDGLKPVHRRILYAMQVNGNTPDKPYKKSANIVGAVMGNFHPHGDSAIYDALVRMAQPFSMSLPLVDGQGNFGSIDNDPPAAMRYTESRMEKAAQYLLADIDKDTVDFQDNYDGSQQEPMVLPAQYPNLLVNGAGGIAVGMATNIPPHNLGEVVDATLAMIDDPAIEDEALLDIIPGPDFPTGGLILGHGGARKALLEGRGSIIMQARSEIEEMRNGRQAIIVTEIPYQVNKASLVEKIAGMVRDKRIEGISDLRDESDRHGIRVVIEVKKDASADVVLNQLHRYSQMRTSFPANILALNGGRPEQLNLRQILQAFITFREEVVARRTKFELNKARDRAHVLVGLALAVANIDEIIAIIRHAPDPNTARERLLEKAWPIMDMGPLLELVADRRTRWEGEDSIFLSDEQARAILALQLSRLTGLGRDEIGNEAKGLAEKIADYLDILRSRPRVLDIIRSELSEVKDKFAVPRRSEFTFGGADMDDEDLIEREDMVVTVTHGGYVKRTPLSTYRTQHRGGKGRSGISMKDEDFVTRVFMANTHTEILFFSSEGMVYKEKVWRLPVGGPQSRGKALVNIFPLSMDERIESVMPLPDDEESRNELDVMFATRSGSVRRNKLSDFVRVNRNGKIAMKLDEGDGIVRVRMCSEDQDVMLTTALGQCIRFKVTDVRVFAGRNSTGVRGIRLADGDHVISMGILRHIDVTSAEARAYLKHATAMRRAASGEDEEPIEAVADDEAEDGEEEAALSAERIAELGAAEQFILTIADDGMGKRSSAYDYRVTGRGGKGLVAHNIWGSNKKTGPIKQIASSFTVGDDDEVMLVTDAGQLIRTPVDQIRIAGRTTSGVWVLRTKDQERVVSVARLADNGEDDTEES from the coding sequence GTGAGCGACGAAACAACACCGCCAGAAGATCCGGAAACCGGCCCTGGCCCGGACCAGGATGGCATTGACCCGGTCAGCATCGAGACGGAGCTGAAGCGTTCCTATCTGGACTATGCGATGTCCGTCATTGTCAGCCGCGCGCTACCCGATGTGCGCGATGGATTGAAGCCGGTGCACCGCCGCATTCTCTATGCGATGCAGGTCAACGGCAACACGCCGGACAAGCCTTACAAGAAGTCGGCGAACATTGTCGGTGCCGTGATGGGGAACTTCCACCCGCATGGCGACAGCGCGATTTATGACGCCTTGGTGCGTATGGCGCAGCCTTTCTCAATGAGCCTGCCTCTGGTCGACGGCCAGGGGAATTTCGGTTCGATCGACAATGATCCGCCGGCAGCGATGCGGTACACCGAGTCGCGCATGGAAAAGGCGGCGCAATACCTGCTCGCCGATATCGACAAGGATACGGTCGATTTTCAGGACAATTATGATGGCTCCCAGCAAGAGCCCATGGTTCTTCCGGCGCAATATCCGAACCTTCTGGTGAATGGTGCGGGCGGTATTGCAGTGGGAATGGCGACCAATATTCCGCCACACAATCTCGGTGAAGTCGTTGATGCGACTCTGGCCATGATAGATGATCCGGCGATCGAAGACGAAGCCTTGCTGGACATCATTCCCGGCCCGGATTTCCCCACTGGTGGCCTCATTCTTGGGCACGGCGGAGCGCGCAAGGCGCTTCTGGAAGGACGGGGTTCGATCATCATGCAGGCGCGCTCCGAGATCGAGGAGATGCGCAACGGACGTCAGGCCATTATTGTCACCGAAATCCCCTATCAGGTGAACAAGGCGTCGCTGGTCGAGAAGATTGCCGGCATGGTCCGTGACAAACGGATCGAGGGCATTTCCGATCTACGCGATGAGTCCGATCGTCATGGAATCCGCGTCGTGATCGAGGTCAAGAAAGATGCCAGCGCCGACGTGGTGCTCAATCAGTTGCACCGCTACTCGCAGATGCGGACCAGCTTCCCGGCCAATATTCTCGCTCTGAATGGTGGACGCCCGGAACAGCTCAATCTGCGTCAGATTCTGCAAGCATTCATCACGTTCCGCGAAGAAGTGGTCGCTCGGCGGACCAAGTTCGAACTGAACAAAGCGCGTGATCGCGCCCACGTCTTGGTCGGACTCGCGCTGGCCGTGGCCAATATTGATGAAATTATCGCCATTATCCGCCATGCACCGGATCCCAACACAGCGCGCGAGCGCTTGCTCGAAAAAGCCTGGCCAATCATGGATATGGGGCCATTGCTCGAGCTGGTCGCTGACCGACGGACACGTTGGGAAGGTGAGGATTCAATCTTCCTTTCTGACGAGCAGGCCCGCGCCATCCTGGCCTTGCAACTGTCTCGCCTCACCGGCCTCGGCCGCGATGAAATCGGCAATGAAGCCAAGGGCTTGGCGGAGAAAATTGCCGACTATCTCGACATCCTCAGGTCACGTCCCCGTGTGCTGGATATCATTCGATCTGAACTCTCCGAGGTGAAAGACAAGTTCGCTGTGCCGCGCCGCTCCGAGTTCACGTTCGGCGGCGCCGATATGGATGACGAGGACCTGATCGAGCGCGAAGATATGGTCGTGACGGTGACTCATGGTGGGTACGTCAAACGCACCCCGCTCTCGACCTATCGGACCCAACATCGTGGCGGGAAGGGGCGATCCGGTATCTCGATGAAGGACGAGGACTTCGTCACACGCGTGTTCATGGCGAACACCCACACCGAGATCCTGTTTTTCAGCTCCGAAGGCATGGTCTACAAGGAAAAAGTCTGGCGCCTACCGGTTGGCGGTCCGCAATCGCGCGGCAAGGCGCTCGTCAACATTTTCCCGCTGTCCATGGATGAGCGGATAGAAAGCGTCATGCCGCTGCCAGATGATGAGGAGAGCCGCAACGAGCTCGACGTCATGTTCGCAACCCGATCCGGTTCGGTGCGACGGAACAAGCTGTCCGACTTTGTCAGAGTGAATCGCAATGGCAAGATCGCCATGAAACTGGACGAGGGTGACGGCATTGTTCGCGTCCGCATGTGTTCTGAAGACCAGGATGTGATGCTGACGACAGCACTTGGTCAGTGTATCCGCTTCAAGGTCACCGATGTTCGCGTGTTCGCTGGACGAAACTCCACCGGGGTGCGCGGCATTCGTCTGGCCGACGGGGATCACGTCATTTCCATGGGCATCCTGCGTCATATCGATGTCACCAGCGCCGAAGCCCGCGCCTATCTGAAGCACGCCACGGCTATGCGCCGGGCGGCAAGCGGCGAGGACGAGGAGCCCATTGAAGCTGTGGCCGACGATGAGGCGGAGGATGGCGAAGAGGAAGCGGCCTTGTCTGCTGAACGCATTGCCGAACTTGGCGCTGCAGAGCAGTTTATCCTGACAATCGCCGATGATGGCATGGGCAAACGCTCTTCGGCCTATGACTATCGGGTTACCGGGCGCGGCGGCAAAGGCCTTGTGGCGCACAATATCTGGGGCAGTAACAAGAAGACCGGACCGATCAAGCAGATCGCATCCTCGTTCACCGTCGGCGATGATGATGAGGTCATGCTCGTCACGGATGCAGGCCAGTTGATCCGCACGCCGGTTGACCAGATTCGGATTGCCGGTCGCACCACATCGGGTGTCTGGGTGCTGCGGACCAAGGATCAAGAACGCGTTGTCTCTGTGGCACGTCTTGCAGACAATGGCGAAGACGATACAGAAGAGTCCTAG
- the phhA gene encoding phenylalanine 4-monooxygenase, with the protein MSNQFDKPAHAADDWTIDQGWADYTTDEHKVWDTLYERLMQVLPNRAAPEFMHGLTALKLDRGGIPNFETMSDELEALTGWRVVAVPGLVPDEVFFDHLANRRFPAGNFIRKPDQLDYIQEPDVFHDVFGHVPMLTDPVFADYMQAYGEGGLRSLRHASLKNLAALYWYTVEFGLIQTDQGLRIYGAGIVSSPAESVFCLEDASPNRIGFGLERLMRTDYRIDDFQQTYFVINSYEQLFRATVDTDFAPLYADMHGKFDHSPEDILASDIVLHHGSQAYADKGGRFAA; encoded by the coding sequence ATGAGCAACCAATTTGACAAACCCGCGCACGCTGCTGACGATTGGACGATCGATCAAGGCTGGGCGGACTATACGACTGACGAGCACAAGGTCTGGGACACGTTGTACGAGCGCTTGATGCAGGTCTTGCCGAACCGCGCGGCGCCGGAATTCATGCACGGTCTGACCGCCCTGAAACTCGACCGCGGGGGCATTCCGAATTTTGAGACAATGTCGGATGAGCTTGAAGCACTGACCGGCTGGCGCGTCGTCGCCGTTCCGGGGTTGGTACCGGATGAGGTTTTCTTTGACCACCTCGCCAATCGGCGGTTCCCGGCGGGCAATTTCATCCGCAAGCCGGACCAATTGGACTACATCCAGGAACCAGATGTGTTCCATGACGTGTTCGGGCATGTTCCAATGCTCACAGACCCGGTCTTTGCAGATTATATGCAAGCCTATGGCGAGGGCGGCCTGCGCAGTCTGCGTCATGCGTCGCTAAAAAACCTCGCCGCCTTGTACTGGTACACGGTAGAGTTCGGCCTGATCCAGACCGATCAGGGCCTGCGCATTTACGGCGCTGGGATTGTCTCATCACCGGCTGAAAGCGTGTTCTGTCTGGAAGATGCCTCTCCGAACCGAATCGGCTTCGGCCTGGAGCGCCTGATGCGCACGGACTATCGCATTGATGATTTCCAACAGACCTATTTCGTCATTAACAGCTATGAGCAGCTGTTCCGCGCCACGGTCGATACCGATTTCGCGCCACTTTATGCGGACATGCATGGGAAGTTCGACCATAGCCCGGAAGATATCCTGGCGAGCGATATCGTCCTGCACCATGGGTCTCAAGCCTATGCCGACAAGGGTGGCCGTTTCGCCGCCTAA
- the coaD gene encoding pantetheine-phosphate adenylyltransferase, producing MERVGLYPGTFDPVTMGHLDIIGRGMKLVDRLIIGVAVSEAKRPLFLLEERIQMMEEECGKLEGPGRATIEVKPFDTLLMHFAEEQKVNVIVRGLRAVSDFEYEFQMTAMNEQLNREIETVFLMADVQHQAVASRLVKEIARFGGNITPFVTPGVKERLLEKYRK from the coding sequence ATGGAGCGCGTAGGGCTGTATCCGGGCACGTTTGATCCGGTCACGATGGGGCATTTGGACATTATCGGTCGCGGCATGAAACTGGTCGATCGATTGATTATTGGCGTCGCCGTGAGCGAGGCCAAACGGCCACTATTTCTGCTCGAAGAACGCATTCAGATGATGGAAGAAGAGTGCGGTAAACTCGAAGGCCCTGGGCGCGCCACCATCGAAGTGAAGCCATTCGATACGCTGCTCATGCATTTTGCCGAGGAACAAAAGGTCAATGTCATTGTGCGCGGTCTGCGCGCGGTCTCGGACTTCGAATACGAGTTTCAGATGACCGCGATGAACGAGCAACTGAATCGCGAGATTGAAACTGTCTTCCTAATGGCCGATGTTCAGCATCAGGCCGTCGCCTCGCGTCTCGTTAAGGAGATTGCGCGGTTTGGAGGGAATATCACACCCTTCGTGACGCCCGGCGTAAAAGAACGATTGCTGGAGAAGTATAGAAAATGA
- a CDS encoding kelch repeat-containing protein, protein MPIPTLNRRMLLVSGASTLTFACSARVGAHSQDAGPNGTWRDGPALPFAAQEIYPTMHGGQIHLAGGFIAENGTITGATNRHIALDLGSSTWNELTPLPVARHHPNLISFNGKLLAIGGFEARSETAVWVMQSGIWVFDDFGWTDTQSLPQPNGESVTDVIGDRLHVCGGRHPVGTSNATWNDHSDIDDHFVLTDLGSTWERAAPLPTARNSAASAVLRGNWHVVGGRTVASGNTPAHEVYDPVEDRWRTAAPMPQGQGGLAAAAVGGKLYAFGGEYFNDGGGVYPQAWEYDPRTDAWSAIPDMPNPRHGLGAVTASDAIYVIGGALEVGGSQTSVLVEIFTP, encoded by the coding sequence ATGCCTATCCCCACCCTAAATCGTCGCATGCTCCTCGTATCAGGCGCGAGTACTCTGACCTTCGCCTGCTCGGCGCGCGTTGGGGCCCATTCTCAAGACGCGGGACCGAACGGCACCTGGCGCGATGGACCAGCTTTGCCATTCGCGGCGCAAGAGATTTATCCAACCATGCATGGGGGGCAGATTCATCTCGCAGGGGGATTCATCGCTGAGAACGGGACGATCACCGGCGCCACCAATCGCCATATTGCGCTCGATCTCGGGTCCTCAACGTGGAACGAGCTGACGCCTCTTCCAGTGGCGCGGCACCATCCCAATCTGATCAGTTTCAATGGAAAGCTGTTGGCCATTGGCGGGTTTGAAGCGCGCAGCGAGACCGCCGTCTGGGTGATGCAGTCCGGAATCTGGGTATTTGATGATTTCGGCTGGACCGACACGCAGAGCCTTCCTCAACCAAACGGCGAGAGCGTCACGGATGTGATCGGTGACCGGCTACATGTTTGCGGCGGAAGACACCCCGTTGGAACCTCAAATGCGACGTGGAATGATCATAGCGACATCGATGACCATTTTGTACTTACCGATCTCGGGTCGACATGGGAACGCGCGGCGCCTTTACCGACGGCGCGCAACAGCGCCGCGTCGGCCGTCCTGCGCGGTAACTGGCATGTCGTGGGAGGGCGCACGGTTGCGAGCGGCAATACACCTGCCCACGAAGTCTATGACCCGGTAGAAGATCGTTGGCGCACTGCTGCCCCAATGCCTCAAGGCCAGGGCGGCCTCGCCGCCGCTGCGGTGGGGGGTAAGCTGTACGCCTTTGGTGGCGAGTATTTCAACGATGGTGGCGGTGTCTATCCGCAAGCCTGGGAGTACGATCCGCGCACAGATGCATGGAGCGCAATTCCTGATATGCCGAATCCCCGCCACGGTCTTGGTGCCGTGACGGCCAGCGACGCCATCTATGTCATCGGCGGCGCATTGGAGGTTGGCGGCAGCCAAACCTCCGTGCTGGTTGAGATCTTCACGCCCTAG
- the hspQ gene encoding heat shock protein HspQ translates to MKQGPNIMKRFMRLFGGEKPAKTQPIVEASEIPELPNAIPTRQAKFQIGQVLRHRLFDFRGVVFDVDPVFANTDEWYESIPEEVRPSKDQPYYHLFAENERTHYVAYVSEQNLVPDDDDARVSHPDIAKMFELTDHGYVLKAAQRN, encoded by the coding sequence ATGAAACAGGGACCGAACATCATGAAGCGCTTCATGCGACTGTTCGGGGGCGAAAAACCCGCGAAAACTCAACCTATTGTCGAAGCATCCGAAATTCCGGAGCTGCCGAATGCGATCCCGACACGGCAGGCCAAATTTCAGATCGGCCAGGTCTTGCGGCACCGTTTATTCGATTTTCGGGGCGTTGTTTTTGACGTTGATCCGGTTTTTGCGAATACGGACGAGTGGTATGAATCGATCCCGGAAGAGGTGCGACCGTCAAAGGATCAGCCGTATTACCATCTTTTTGCAGAGAATGAGCGCACCCACTATGTCGCGTATGTCTCAGAGCAAAACCTGGTTCCCGACGATGACGATGCCCGCGTCAGTCATCCGGACATCGCCAAAATGTTCGAGCTGACCGATCATGGCTATGTCCTGAAAGCGGCCCAGCGCAACTAA
- a CDS encoding RlmE family RNA methyltransferase — protein sequence MTDDGKRRWKGPTDNKKSSGRRTGERKVIAYRAKSESSKKWIERQLSDPYVQKAKAEGFRARAAYKLLEIDAQAKLLRPDIRVVDLGCAPGGWLQACVRARVKEVVGIDLLETEPVSGAFIVQGDVNEPDDVAEMMTGLSGPPDLVLSDMAANTTGHKQTDSLRTAALADMALVFAEQHLVRGGAFCSKVFQGGATPEMMDRLKQLFKSVKHIKPPASRAGSPELFVVAKGFRG from the coding sequence ATGACCGATGATGGCAAGCGCCGCTGGAAGGGCCCGACGGACAATAAGAAGAGTTCGGGTCGCCGCACCGGCGAACGCAAGGTGATTGCGTATCGGGCCAAGTCGGAGAGCTCGAAAAAGTGGATCGAGCGTCAGCTATCCGATCCCTATGTCCAAAAGGCCAAGGCGGAAGGATTTCGCGCGCGGGCCGCGTACAAGCTGCTTGAGATCGATGCGCAGGCCAAGCTGCTCCGTCCCGATATTCGGGTCGTTGATCTCGGATGTGCGCCGGGGGGATGGTTGCAGGCCTGCGTGCGGGCCCGCGTGAAAGAAGTGGTTGGAATTGATCTGCTGGAAACGGAACCGGTGTCAGGCGCGTTTATCGTCCAGGGGGACGTCAATGAGCCGGATGATGTCGCAGAGATGATGACGGGTCTAAGCGGGCCGCCAGATCTCGTCCTGTCCGATATGGCCGCCAATACGACGGGGCACAAACAAACGGACAGCCTGCGAACTGCCGCGTTGGCGGATATGGCGCTGGTCTTTGCCGAGCAGCACCTCGTGCGCGGCGGTGCGTTCTGCTCGAAAGTCTTCCAGGGCGGGGCAACGCCTGAGATGATGGACCGATTGAAGCAGCTGTTCAAATCCGTGAAACATATCAAGCCCCCGGCCAGCCGCGCTGGGTCACCGGAGCTGTTTGTGGTGGCCAAGGGATTCAGAGGATGA
- a CDS encoding A24 family peptidase, producing MTRDAAEGSVDPYPDVRMGARFALILAAGLTVSYAVIFLVLATPGRSVGMGLYASLGLGTALLMLSYIDLRTGLLLDIITLPLILAGFGVTILLGASWQLSIAGALIGYGAIAALSWFWRHVRGYEGIGLGDAKLLAAGGAWVGAGLLPVVLLIASGLGIISAFTVSQRTQSRRDQLAIPFGPHLSLGIWSAWCITEMIFP from the coding sequence ATGACGCGCGATGCCGCGGAGGGTTCGGTGGATCCGTATCCAGATGTGCGAATGGGGGCACGTTTTGCTCTGATCCTGGCAGCCGGATTGACCGTCAGTTACGCCGTCATCTTTCTCGTATTAGCGACCCCAGGCCGATCTGTGGGGATGGGGCTCTATGCAAGTCTGGGGCTCGGAACCGCGCTGCTGATGCTGTCATATATCGATTTGCGCACGGGTCTGTTGCTCGACATCATCACGCTCCCACTGATTCTCGCAGGTTTCGGCGTTACGATACTTTTGGGAGCTTCCTGGCAATTGTCCATCGCGGGCGCCTTGATTGGCTATGGAGCCATCGCCGCCTTGTCCTGGTTTTGGCGACATGTGCGCGGGTATGAAGGAATCGGCTTGGGGGATGCCAAGCTTCTGGCGGCCGGGGGAGCTTGGGTCGGAGCTGGGCTCTTACCCGTTGTCCTACTGATCGCATCAGGGCTTGGAATCATCTCCGCGTTCACCGTGTCGCAAAGGACACAAAGCCGCAGGGATCAGTTGGCCATTCCATTCGGTCCGCATCTAAGCCTCGGAATCTGGAGCGCTTGGTGCATTACCGAAATGATCTTTCCATAA
- the queA gene encoding tRNA preQ1(34) S-adenosylmethionine ribosyltransferase-isomerase QueA, producing the protein MTDLSAFDFDLPEENIALRPVEPQDAARLLVVHGDGRLEDASVRDLPRYLDPGDIMVFNDTRVIPAALRGVRPARDKHGADVAVDLNLIQRRSEREWLALGRPGKRLKSGDKIEIANGFAAEVVDKYVDGELVLRFALSGTELDAAIDQYGAMPLPPYIARRRAADEADREAYQTSFAGDEAQSVAAPTAGLHFTPRLLSELDAEGIGRDWVRLHVGLGTFAPLKDEQIESGKLHEEWRQVKVDVASRLNTTRAAGRRCVAVGTTALRTLESAASADRMIEPVTGPTDIFIQPGYTFRAIDALVTNFHLPKSSLFMLVSAFMGTDRMQAAYAHAIAEGYRFYSYGDACLLLP; encoded by the coding sequence CTGACCGATCTGTCGGCCTTCGACTTCGATCTGCCCGAAGAAAATATCGCCCTGCGCCCGGTTGAGCCGCAGGATGCGGCGCGCCTGCTTGTTGTCCATGGCGACGGCCGCCTGGAGGATGCCAGCGTTCGGGATTTACCGCGATACCTCGATCCGGGTGATATCATGGTATTCAACGATACGCGTGTCATTCCGGCTGCGTTGCGCGGGGTCCGACCCGCGCGGGACAAGCATGGGGCAGATGTCGCGGTGGATCTAAATCTGATTCAGCGGCGCAGTGAGAGGGAATGGCTTGCACTGGGCCGACCTGGCAAGCGTCTGAAATCAGGCGACAAAATCGAGATCGCAAATGGGTTCGCGGCAGAGGTCGTCGACAAATACGTAGATGGCGAGCTTGTGCTTCGCTTCGCGTTATCCGGGACGGAACTTGACGCGGCGATCGACCAGTATGGGGCCATGCCCTTGCCGCCTTACATTGCGCGCCGCCGTGCTGCGGATGAGGCTGATCGGGAAGCCTATCAGACCAGCTTCGCGGGCGATGAAGCACAATCGGTTGCCGCGCCAACAGCAGGGCTTCACTTCACACCGCGCCTGCTCTCGGAGCTTGATGCGGAGGGAATAGGCCGCGACTGGGTGCGCCTGCATGTCGGTCTTGGGACCTTTGCCCCGCTCAAGGATGAGCAAATCGAGAGCGGCAAACTGCATGAAGAATGGCGGCAAGTGAAAGTGGATGTGGCGTCGCGATTAAACACGACGCGGGCCGCCGGGCGCCGATGTGTTGCGGTTGGAACGACAGCGCTGCGGACGCTGGAAAGCGCGGCGAGCGCGGATCGAATGATCGAGCCTGTGACTGGGCCGACGGATATCTTTATCCAGCCCGGCTATACGTTTCGGGCGATTGACGCGCTTGTGACCAATTTTCACCTGCCTAAATCCAGTCTGTTCATGCTGGTCAGCGCATTCATGGGGACCGATCGCATGCAAGCTGCGTACGCCCATGCCATCGCCGAGGGCTATCGGTTCTATTCGTATGGAGATGCTTGCCTGTTGCTGCCTTAG
- a CDS encoding Ppx/GppA phosphatase family protein yields the protein MTTDNVRDDRKARRRTGSRKRRKPPLYAAVDLGTNNCRLLIAARRGDSFSVLDSHSQIARLGEGLEATGRLSDASIERAMDALGKISKKLKAKKVGHVRCIATEACRRAENGAAFIQRVRDETGLTFKIIGPEEEARLALIGCHNLIEPETDRVLVIDIGGGSTELSYVDARPAHEGGLKGLLSKPPILGWRSLPVGVVTLTEAFAHLPEDQAYPQMLAHVMQLIERWKHTPDIRRAFEEGRAHVIGTSGTVTCLTGVSLGLQKYRRDQVDGAWMTEEQMMATVHKLREAGQSGMHKFPTIGTDRAGLMMAGCAIVEGTWSLAPGGRMRVADRGLREGLLLSMMQGPKRRKRRRRRPASASENSEKASS from the coding sequence ATGACTACAGATAATGTGCGCGATGATCGGAAGGCCAGACGCCGGACCGGGTCGCGCAAACGTCGCAAACCTCCGCTCTACGCAGCGGTGGATTTGGGGACAAATAATTGCCGATTGCTGATCGCCGCACGTCGCGGCGATAGCTTTTCCGTGCTCGACTCTCACTCACAGATAGCCCGCCTCGGAGAGGGATTGGAGGCGACAGGTCGGTTATCCGACGCCTCGATCGAGCGCGCGATGGACGCACTTGGCAAGATCTCCAAAAAGCTCAAGGCGAAGAAAGTCGGCCATGTTCGCTGCATCGCAACCGAAGCGTGTCGACGGGCTGAGAATGGAGCTGCGTTCATCCAGCGCGTCCGGGACGAGACCGGTCTGACGTTCAAGATTATTGGACCCGAGGAAGAGGCGCGCCTGGCTCTGATCGGCTGTCATAATCTGATCGAGCCAGAGACAGACCGAGTGCTCGTCATAGACATAGGCGGGGGCTCGACGGAGCTCTCCTATGTCGACGCCCGGCCCGCGCATGAAGGCGGCTTAAAGGGCCTTCTCAGCAAGCCGCCTATCCTCGGCTGGCGCAGTCTGCCCGTGGGCGTGGTCACGCTGACCGAGGCGTTTGCACACCTTCCCGAAGATCAAGCCTATCCACAAATGCTGGCGCATGTCATGCAACTGATTGAACGTTGGAAACATACCCCGGATATCCGTCGCGCTTTCGAAGAGGGACGGGCCCATGTGATCGGAACATCAGGAACCGTCACTTGCCTTACCGGCGTCTCCCTGGGCTTGCAGAAGTATCGACGCGATCAGGTCGATGGTGCCTGGATGACCGAAGAGCAGATGATGGCCACGGTCCATAAGCTCCGTGAAGCCGGACAAAGTGGCATGCACAAGTTTCCAACCATAGGCACGGACAGGGCCGGATTGATGATGGCGGGCTGCGCGATTGTCGAGGGGACCTGGTCGCTGGCGCCGGGTGGGCGCATGCGCGTTGCGGATCGCGGCTTGCGGGAAGGCCTGCTACTTTCAATGATGCAGGGCCCGAAGCGCCGCAAACGCCGTCGGCGCCGACCGGCGAGTGCTTCTGAAAACTCTGAAAAGGCAAGTTCATGA